One stretch of Labrus bergylta chromosome 24, fLabBer1.1, whole genome shotgun sequence DNA includes these proteins:
- the dhrsx gene encoding dehydrogenase/reductase SDR family member on chromosome X isoform X2, giving the protein MWLLSVLLPLLRLYLCGAKVLFYQMFYKSFKLPVLPKQNGRVAIVTGGTRGMGFETARHLARLGMHVFIVGNEREEGAAAVRTIHEEGGEGKAEYVYVDLTSLKSVRQFAQMFKDRGLPLHLLVNNAGTMLVPERQTEDGFEFHFCLNYLGHFLLANLLLDVLKRSGSPGRCSRIVNMSSATHYAGVIHMDDLNRRKHYSSHGAYAQSKLALVLFTYYMQEQLNAGGHNVIVNAVDPGMVDTALYDNLWTLAQMLKKPVAKILFRTPAEGASITLFAAASSELEGVGACYLYNGEKRPSADASYDTELQAELWKKSCELVGLQRA; this is encoded by the exons TCTTGCCAAAGCAAAATGGAAGGGTTGCCATAGTGACGGGCGGGACCAGAGGAATGGGTTTTGAGACGGCGAGACACCTGGCACGCCTGGGCATGCATGTTTTCATAG TTGGAAACGAGAGAGAGGAGGGCGCCGCGGCGGTCAGGACGATTCATGAAGAAGGAGGCGAGGGGAAAG CCGAGTATGTTTACGTGGATCTGACGTCGCTGAAATCTGTCCGTCAGTTCGCTCAGATGTTCAAAGACCGAGGACTCCCGCTCCACCTGCTGGTTAACAACG CCGGCACCATGCTGGTCCCTGAGCGTCAGACGGAGGACGGCTTCGAGTTCCACTTCTGTCTGAACTACCTGGGTCACTTCCTGTTGGCCAACCTGCTGCTGGACGTCCTGAAGAGGTCGGGGTCGCCGGGCCGCTGCTCCAGGATCGTCAACATGTCGTCTGCCACTCACTACGCAGGAGTCATTCACATGGACGACTTAAACAGGAG GAAACACTACAGTTCCCACGGTGCCTACGCTCAGAGCAAACTGGCTTTGGTCCTCTTCACCTACTACATGCAGGAGCAGCTGAACGCCGGAGGTCACAACGTGATCGTGAACGCCGTTGACCCCGGCATGGTGGACACGGCGCTCTACGACAACCTGTGGACGCTCGCGCAGATGCTGAAGAAACCAGTGGCCAAAATCCTCTTCAGG actccagcagagggcgcctcCATCACCTTGTTCGCCGCCGCCTCCTCGGAGCTGGAGGGGGTGGGCGCCTGCTATTTGTACAACGGGGAGAAGAGGCCGTCTGCAGACGCTTCGTACGACACGGAGCTGCAGGCCGAGCTGTGGAAGAAGAGCTGTGAGCTGGTGGGGCTGCAGCGAGCCTGA
- the dhrsx gene encoding dehydrogenase/reductase SDR family member on chromosome X isoform X1, with product MEGKSSGPSCSGLNLVAHPRAKSKVWKYFGFDTDADGCILHWKRIYCRVCMSQIAYSGNTSNLSYHLEKNHPVEFSEFVKSNADPMRGAFASAFSRIKTEPLVVHVQQQPQDLNFRQSLHYENRRHNELTNAVVNFICEGLYPASVVEERTFKTLMTTIDPGYSPPSKTDLAAKMLPQMYKRTQHVVFGELARVVNCGVTTDLWQSQTQNRTYISLSLHSVNFNSTTGFSMTDRCLKTFEVQEDNTAENITRGMYEAFVEWGITHKVVGATTNGSLDIVKACSLLELSVEMPCLGHTVNRAMDEAFQLPQVDSFLGCCRKLVDHFREPAMYLLRDKQRLHGLAHCALITDRGRTWLTTLAMLQRLKEQQVAVTATLVESSSSHHSSFDSRHWSLLEGLIGVLQPFKVVADMMSSCRYPTISMVRPVLHMLLNTTLKVKEGDLKEISMTKEVISKVLSGTYSQNSQLSQEISTFLNVATFLDPRYKKLPFLSAQDRTKVENNIIEEAKAVLEKQIAERPCLDEFSLVSDEPPTKKPTREASSSSVSQDNPLAAIFCQSDSDQSHEELHAQVIEELSNYKSQRVLGLNEDPLLWWSSHAPLFPTLPKVLQKYWCVPPMSVPCHRLFSSSGAVLCGKRNQLSPALVDQQVFLYENSRNYYEPEPCEDDSDGVSQGNSSLGQPLE from the coding sequence ATGGAGGGTAAAAGTTCAGGACCTTCGTGCTCCGGCCTCAATCTGGTCGCACACCCTCGAGCCAAAAGCAAAGTGTGGAAATACTTTGGCTTTGACACGGATGCAGACGGCTGCATTCTGCACTGGAAACGGATTTACTGTCGAGTTTGTATGAGTCAGATTGCTTACTCTGGAAACACATCCAATCTGTCGTACCACCTGGAAAAGAACCACCCCGTCGAGTTCAGTGAGTTTGTGAAGAGCAACGCTGATCCGATGCGTGGGGCGTTCGCCTCGGCGTTCTCCAGAATAAAGACTGAACCTTTAGTTGTACACGTCCAGCAACAGCCGCAGGACTTAAACTTCAGGCAGAGCTTACACTACGAAAACAGACGACACAATGAACTGACCAATGCTGTTGTTAACTTCATCTGCGAGGGATTGTACCCTGCATCTGTTGTAGAGGAGCGTACCTTCAAGACCTTAATGACTACCATTGACCCCGGGTATTCTCCTCCAAGCAAAACCGACCTGGCAGCTAAGATGCTTCCTCAGATGTACAAACGTACCCAGCATGTGGTCTTTGGTGAGCTTGCCAGGGTTGTGAACTGTGGCGTGACTACAGATCTTTGGCAAAGTCAAACCCAGAACCGAActtacatttctctctctttgcattCAGTCAACTTCAACAGTACAACTGGATTCTCAATGACGGACAGGTGCCTGAAAACCTTTGAGGTACAAGAGGACAACACAGCCGAGAACATCACCAGAGGGATGTATGAAGCCTTTGTCGAATGGGGGATAACCCATAAAGTCGTCGGTGCCACCACGAATGGGTCATTGGACATCGTCAAAGCGTGCTCGCTCCTGGAACTATCTGTGGAAATGCCGTGTCTCGGACATACCGTCAATCGAGCGATGGATGAAGCCTTCCAGCTGCCGCAAGTAGACAGCTTTCTGGGATGTTGCCGCAAACTTGTCGATCACTTCCGAGAACCGGCGATGTATCTGCTGAGGGACAAACAAAGGCTGCATGGCCTCGCTCACTGTGCACTCATCACGGACAGGGGGAGGACTTGGTTGACCACATTGGCCATGTTGCAAAGGCTGAAAGAGCAACAGGTTGCTGTTACTGCGACACTTGTGGAGAGCTCCAGCAGCCATCATTCCAGCTTTGATAGTCGCCACTGGTCCTTGTTGGAGGGCTTGATCGGAGTCCTCCAGCCTTTCAAAGTTGTCGCAGACATGATGAGTTCGTGCAGGTACCCGACCATCAGCATGGTCCGTCCAGTGCTTCACATGCTGCTGAACACTACCCTCAAGGTGAAGGAAGGGGACCTCAAAGAGATCAGCATGACCAAAGAGGTCATCTCAAAGGTTCTATCAGGCACCTATTCCCAGAATTCACAGCTCTCCCAAGAGATCTCAACATTCCTTAATGTCGCTACCTTCCTGGATCCACGGTACAAAAAGTTGCCCTTCCTGTCGGCTCAGGATCGCACTAAGGTTGAGAACAACATCATTGAAGAGGCTAAAGCTGTCCTTGAGAAGCAGATTGCAGAGCGACCATGCTTGGATGAGTTCTCCTTGGTATCCGACGAGCCACCAACCAAAAAACCAACGAGAGAGGCTTCATCCAGTAGCGTTTCCCAGGACAACCCTTTGGCGGCCATATTCTGCCAGTCCGATTCAGACCAGAGCCATGAGGAGCTGCATGCACAGGTCATAGAGGAGCTGAGCAACTACAAATCCCAAAGAGTCCTTGGTCTGAATGAGGATCCCTTACTGTGGTGGTCCAGTCACGCGCCTTTGTTCCCAACGCTCCCAAAGGTGCTCCAGAAGTACTGGTGTGTTCCCCCCATGAGCGTCCCCTGTCACAGGCTGTTCAGCTCCTCGGGAGCAGTCCTGTGTGGGAAAAGGAACCAGTTATCTCCAGCTCTGGTAGATCAGCAGGTCTTCTTATACGAGAACTCAAGGAACTACTATGAGCCTGAACCCTGTGAGGACGATTCAGACGGAGTATCGCAGGGAAACTCAAGTCTGGGTCAGCCTCTGGAATGA